The DNA sequence AAATTCAACACACCGTAAAGAGTGTTGTTGATAACCCTGCCAAATTTAAATGATTGAAGAAAAAAGGCTAACTGCAGTCATTGTTAATGCTGCCTGATGGGACAAGAGGGTCAGGAGAGTTGCGCTGTCCAGGGTACTGGTCATACAGATGCATGACAGGCACCTTTGTATTCACTTGTGAAAATATAGTGTTACAGTGTTTGACACCATTTAAAATTTTTGGCCTGTGGCTGAAAAATGTACTAATCTTTGCATATTTTCAGCAACAATCTTCAAATATGTACATATGTGATCCGCTTATAATAATGACTGAATTACATTTACATGACTTTGTTGACAACTgacaaaaaacaagaaggaGACGCCATCGCTCCGCCTTTGCTACTTTAGCTCATCTCACTTACTGGATCTCAGTCAGTCCCGTTTCGAAGGAACCAGAAGAGAATATACAAGGAAACCATGCCGATTTTTGTCGTTAACACCAACTTTGCCAAAGACGACCTACCGGCAGATCTGCTGTCAGAGGCTACAAAGGAGCTTGCCATAGCCATAGGCAAACCCACAGAGGTATGACAAGACCTATGACACGTAATGATGATGTGATGATGAGCAtgatattaattaaatcacccaTTCAGCATAATTGTTTTCTCCTTTTTCATACATCAGTTCATCGCAGTGCATTTCCACGCGGATCAAATTATAATGATTGGTGGAAACGAAGACCCATGTGCACTCTGTTACTTTTACACCATTGAGAAGATCGGCTGTGCTCAAATCAAGCAGTTCTCGAAACTGCTGTGTGGACTGCTCAACAAACAGCTAGGCATATCTCCTGAAAGGTACGCATGCATTTTTATGCAGTTTACACAGTGACTACAATACTGTTGCCTCAGCCCATTCTCATCAATGCATTTGTCCATTTGTGTATTCTAGGATTTATATTAATTTTGTGGACATGGGTGCAGGCAATTTGGCCTGGAACAACACTACTTTTGACTGAGAGCGTATTGAGCTAGCGACTCAGAGAAAATCATTGGAGCTGCATTGAAGAGTCATGGCAAAAATTGACCAAGAACACAAGATAGTATAAGTTTATCTGATGTAGCTTTGCGCTGGTCTTTCTCTCCTACAATAAAGAACACCCTGTAATAAGCAAACTCATATGTTCTCATTGTCTATCTCAACTGAATGGTATTATAATGTCACATCTCACAAGTTAAAGTATTCTTAAAAATTCCTGGcagcaaaaaaatgtaaaagaaattgtaaaaaaaaataaaaatgtaagaaGTATTTTCTAacattaaaataacattttctatttcatccattcattttgggAAACAAAATTAAATAACTATTGCCTACAGGGACGCCCATTTTTGATGAGGACTGTGGGCACGCCCCATCCCCTCCCTTTACTTCTTGGTGGGAGAAATCACAGTTTGTCCATAGGAAATTATTGTACAGACATCACTTATAATGCCAAAATAACGCAGATCAATCAGGGACAAAATGAATGTGGATATCTCTACCCAGGCCTTTTTCAACCCCTGAAAACCTCATAAAATTATTTGCCGTTCCATGGCTGACTTAAAAGAGTCTCCTCTTGTGCTGCCGGCTGGCCGACGCAGTCCACAGTGAGCAGATTCAGAGCTTCCTCGCTGTGCGGCTGACTTTGGCTGCTGATTGACACCGGGTTCACAGGTTAAAGTGAGCAAGAGTCGAACTGTTCATAGTATGAATTTGGTGGCAAATTATCACCATGACAACAGAATGTGACAAACCAAGCCAGCAAACAATAAGCATTACAATGCTTGCCGACCTGACGCAGCAAGCGGTTGGCCAGTTTATCATAAATACAGCTGTGTGTTCAGATACAGAGTTCCTTTGACGACGATAAACCTTATCGATTTACATTCACCATGCCTGAAGCAATTCAAACAGTAAGCAAACAAGACATGATAATTTTCCAACAAGTTTTTCATAAAATAAGCAACCATCATGTGAAAGTCAACACAGGGTTTGTACTGgcacacaacaaaaacaatcaaacCTCTAAGGCACACGGAAAATTCTCCAAACAGATAAAATTATCTAATGGCGTCACGCACGTGGTTGCGGTTTAAGGCTTTGTAAAATTGGCAACCGTCCCATTAACAAATAAGAAAGTACTTTGGGTGGATTCATGTTTAAACATTGCAAAATAAAACGAAATGCCACAGCGTCAGGCTAACCATGCTTAATTAAGCTGCTAAACTGTTTTTACCGGTAaaccaaagattttttttaattatttatatgCAATATTGTCGTACTCATGTTTCTCTGTGTTAAAAAAGTGTGTTTAAAGCATTTGAAGGAGTAAAGAGATGCAAAAAAATATGCCGTCTTTATATACTGCGATAAACAGGGCTCATTTTAGTTTAACATACCCCAAACAAGACTTCAGAGAATAAAATAGGAATCGGGGTGACCAAACTCACcttttcactgaaaatcaataaCTTTTTCATTATAGCAAAATAATGAACTGTCTCATGGTAAATTACCTCATCTAAATCGCTTCTttagtctttttttatttcatttagatCTTTCTGGCGCTACTCCGTCACCAGGATACCATCTGGCTCGTCTGGCACGTACGCGTTCTCCACCGTGGAGGGGTTCGGTACTCCTCCACACTATGACACAAGAAGCCACACGGCATGCATCATATATTTCATCACCACATTCAACCATGCTGGAGCACAGTGGCTCTTCCCCTGCTTGGTTTGCTTGTGTTTTGCAGCTTATCTTTCATTTCACCAAGTGACAAGATGGTGCACAGTGATTAGGCTTGTTTGCTCCTCAATGCCTGGAAAGTTGGTCCAAGTAGGGGTGGAAacttcattgtgtgtgtgcatgtgtgttaaatAAGAGCTCAGGGCTTTCCATATgccttttttttgtggaaagAAAATCTTCAAAAAGAAGTATCAAGTGTACCACCAAACTACACATGAAAAcagtttgtgtatttatttaaacaGCTACCTTACTACGAGCATACAATGGGAAACATCATAGAGTCATAGGCTAACAATTAGCGCGACAGTTTTGCTACACTTTATTCAATGGATATCCAAACGCAAATATGTGTAACAACACTCAAGATGTATTATCAATCCTCTGTGAAGAATGACTAATATTCAGGGTTGGGGAGGTGGTTAGTTTTAAAATCTATTCAGCTATGGTTACTTAGTAAAGTAATCCAAGTTCTACAATTTTAAAGAAGTTTAACTTGAATACTTTTAATTAATTTTCAAATTAACGTGGAAGGGTGGGGGTCCATGACAGGCCAGAATGTACAATGACGTTAGGAGCAGAATTTGGACTCAGAAGCAGACAAGACACGCAAAGTCAATGACTTTATATACAAAAACACAAGTCACGACACATTCATCTTCCGAACCGCTTATAGAAACAGTGAGGTTGGTGATCGCTGTGCCGTGCTGAAAAATCAAGACGTCATCCTTCAATCGACATGACTATAAAGTTGACTACAAAAATCTTTGCTCATTTTCATACCTAATTTTAACTCATGTTGCTCCTTGACTTTTCTGTTACATCAAGTCATCAGCTAAGCCATCTCAATTAGGCTAATTAACCTTCAGAAAGCATTCAGTGAGGCTTCTGTGGCACCTTAACAAAGCTGATGAAACCCTGAAGGTAAAAAGAGCACAGAGCACGTGTGTGTGACTGATCCCTTCCCAGATACATACAAAGGAAAAGCTCAGTTTCATCTCATTAACATAAACAAATTGATTTGGCTGCCCTGTCTCCCTTTGAAGAGTTTAAACTCAGGAGTGAAGCTCATTCAGAAATCCGAAGATAAATAATTAGTGTTGGTTTGTGGAACTTTCTTTGTTTGGCAGCAAACGTGGAACAGTTTCTACCTTGCgagcacaaataaataaatactaaattaaGCAAACAAGCAATAATAGCAGTAGTGCTGTCTGCTAATGAAAATGCAAAGTAAACCCATGGTCACTCTGGCATTCTGAGTTTTCATTTCATAAACAAACTGTCAGAGTGACAGCTAACATTTGATGAGCAGTGCCAAGCAACGTTATTTACTGCGTGAGGTTCATGCGAGGCCCTGGCATTGCACAGTCCCTGGGGGGGTGCATGCTAGGTAGGACGGCGACGTGTGGGTGGCGTGTCACGCGAGGATGAGGAGGTGGCAGAAAATATGATGTGAGTGAATGTTGATGTGCGTGCTGGTGGGAGAAAGGCAGGGAAAGAAAGCAGGAAACAGTGTGATATTGTCAATTAAATAACCCTCCCACGCAGCATCTGGTACGCTTTCTCGCACCGTCTGCCTGTTTTCCAAATATTACAAGCTTATTTTCATTCGTCTGTTTCTGGGTTTTTAATCTTTTGTCTTTGGTAAGCATTCATCCGTCTTGTTTCTCTGCCTGAAATGCCAATTGATGCCAGTTTAAGCTAGTTTCCCCATCCTCTGCCCTATTTGATCTTAATATCCCCTTTCTGATGTTTATAGGTTGGCTTGAATTGTGGCTGCAAATAAGAGGAAGACAAACAAATGTCAAGAGGACGCAAAAGTCCGTTTCATACATTATCCCGAAACACTTGACTAGCGTAGCTTTTATAAGTACGTCCTATAACTTTCTGCCTCAAGTGTGTTAAGTGTGGATTTGTCGAAACTGGCCAATCTTGAATATTAAATCTGTTCAAAAATTGAAAACCGAAAATATTGATACGACCAAAAATCTCCATTTGTGGGCAAAGCTCTCGAACCATTTAATTCTGTGAAGTGTGACGTGAATGAAATGTAGCCAATCCAATAAGCGTCCTGACTGCCAAACTAGGACAGATCAGTAAATAGAATATGTCCTACGCAATGTCGAATTTTGTGTAAAAGTAAACAATGAGTGGAAATTGCTTAAATTGCTTGCACTTGACAAAATCAAACTTTCATAGCAGACCCTTACAAATCAATTGGTTATGGCTGGAAACAATGAATTTGGAGGCAATCTATCAGAGCCAATGAAAGTTCAAAGAGTCTCTGGAGACTCATTTGTGTTGGGTTCTCTGACTTTCTTCACCCCGTAAAGAGCAAGGATCTGGCAATGATTTCATAGCATCGAATCTACCAAGTGCTCATACCTATTCTATCGTCATCCTAACCTTGCTGCTCAAATCAATACGCTGTGATGTTGGTTGATTCATTTCTGTGACAGCTTTGGGAGTGCCAATAATTCTGAAAAACCTTTCAGAGTCATATAAAATACCCACAGCGTGACCTCTTGGCTGTGCTCGCTTAGTTTGAACTTGGTTCAGTCTGCATGCTGCCCTCATCCTCACCATCCTTACTTCTTGTTTCATGCCTCTTTCAACGTGGGAAAGAAAAGACTCGTACCGAGTCAATTTACGAGGGTGAGGACAGCCTTTATATTAATAGCCTAAATCCAATTATAAGTTTGTGGGAACGGAATTGAGTGGGAAAATGCATTTACATTTTAACTTTGGGTTTGATGTGAGAGAGCCCTAGATGAGAAAGAAGGAGGGGGATCTATGAAATGGGGAAAAAGGAGGAATTATAAATGTGGGATTTGCTGTGACTTGATCCAAGTGGATCTTCCGATGTGAGAAATAATGGCTGGTAGAGAGCGGAAGACATTAGGCTGATTGTGTTTTTGTCTCCAATGTTGAGCTGGGCGACGTCTTCTCATGTTTTTAGGAATCTAGGTCATTGTGGTGAATTAACAATATGCTGCTCTACACGGCTAAAGTGAAAACCCTGAGGATTCATGTACACCcacccgcacgcacacacacacacaaacacacacacacgtcttgaACAATACAGTCCAATTTTAGATGTGAATAGTATCTTCAAAAGATTCCAGAGAGGATTTTTTGATTTTGACCAAAAAAgagcatttgttttattttatttatcatcacACCTCATTTCAGTGCATGGGAAtgctgagtttgacaccagtgtgtgtgtgtgtgggaatgGATGAGTTCTGATGGAGTCGACCCTTTGTTGTTGAAACACTCTTGGTTAATGATACGTCTCACCCATCTTGCGCTGTTCTCCCTCCCCTCCCATTCTGCGAGCGATAACGAAGGAGCAGACAGCCCCGAACTTCACACAAAGACGGGAGGAATCAGCACAATGCGCAAACTTTTGACTTTTTCCTCTGCGTCCTTGGTGACACACTTCAGATGATTGTTGAAACTTGTTCATAAAAGCCCACTGATCAAGCAAGGGACAGCTGTACCAGTGCAAGTCAAATACTGCAGGGATATTTTTGGGTTGCACGTCCAAAACGAACGCAGAAGAAACAAAGAAAAGTGAATTTGTACTTCCCCCCCAAGGGTGACTGAGAAGACATTCTTCAAGTGTGTTGCTCATAAGTGTTGCATTTTCCATCATGGTATTTGTATATGTGGGTGTGCGTGAGTTGGGCCTCGCTAGCTTTCGCATGTATGTTGGAACTCGGCGGGACTGAGACTCGACGCCCGCTAGAGCATCACGCTCTGATGGATGTTAATGTGGACTGACGCAGAGGTGTCCCCCGAGGGATGGAAGACGGCCAGCCAGGGAGCAAGAAGAAGCTAGAAGCTTGCGGACGGGGAGGGGAATTCGTCGCTCTAATCCTCTCCGATCTTCGCCGAGCTTGAGCGGGGAAGAAGCAGCGAACCgcccaatgaataaataaaagcccTTCCCCTCAGGCCCTAAGCTCTGCACAGGAGCACTTAAAACCTTTTCAACAAGAGAGCCACTTCATTAAATATGGACttcttctgcaaaaaaaaaaaaaaaaaaaagaaacctgcAAGGGAAAGTCCAGTGGACACATTGTGAAATATAGGGTGAGGTGTGGGTTGTTGAGGCAGAAGCACACTGGAGCAGATACACAAAAAGACACAATATAGCAGCGCTGAAGGGAAACGGGAAGAAGCAAGATAACGGAGGCAGTGAGGTGAAAACTGGGGATGATTACTCAGCTCTCACAATGTGTACGCACACACCTCACAACTGTGTTGTAATAACCAGAGGTGGCTAGTAATTTGCTGCATTTACTCCATTACATCACTCAAGTGACTTTGGACATGGTCACAATGGCCAAGTATTAAACTCGCAACGTTTTGGGTTGGGAGACGACCTCTCTTTTGACAAATATgacatacttttttttaaattggtgcTTCAGTCTATGATCCACAATAATACAATTAAATAATACAATGATGTCTCTCCAGCACTGGTTTAGAAACTTTGCCTCCTTGGTGGTTCTTTTAGGTGCATCACCACTGCAAAGCTACAATACGCCTTTAGGGTAAACACATGTCACCAGCGGCGAGGCTTGGGGCAAGTTGAACTTTATTCGCAGTAATTTTGTTGCTCTCTAAAAGTCGTGTAGTTCTTCTTCAAATTATTGGCAGCCTGCTTGGTAGTTGAACGAGTTGAACACACTGTTGTCAGCATCCCAGAGAGGGAGAGGATGAGGCTATTACTTGCAGGCAGAATGTTCCAGTGCTACATAATGTCCTTGCAAAGTCTCAGCAGAATGGAAATGGTCTGTACTGTACTGTTCTTCATGTTTCTTTGTGGCTTATAGTCTGCTTCAGTGGCGTTTGCAGGATGGACAATAT is a window from the Syngnathus scovelli strain Florida chromosome 2, RoL_Ssco_1.2, whole genome shotgun sequence genome containing:
- the LOC125989097 gene encoding macrophage migration inhibitory factor-like, whose amino-acid sequence is MPIFVVNTNFAKDDLPADLLSEATKELAIAIGKPTEFIAVHFHADQIIMIGGNEDPCALCYFYTIEKIGCAQIKQFSKLLCGLLNKQLGISPERIYINFVDMGAGNLAWNNTTFD